From one Lycium ferocissimum isolate CSIRO_LF1 chromosome 7, AGI_CSIRO_Lferr_CH_V1, whole genome shotgun sequence genomic stretch:
- the LOC132062623 gene encoding cytochrome P450 710A11-like, translating to MTVVSIWGLLSLCTPYFLAFLAFIIVHEQISYLRKKRFLPGPTLVVPFLGNVIPLVTNPTKFWQVQSSFAKSTKHGLSANYVICRFILYIRSADLSHKIFTHARPRAFQLIGHPFGNKLFGENNLIYMSGEKHKNIRRLTTTNFTPKALATYTAIQQKIIIKHIQSWLDEASKSPTKSTPLRFLIRNMNLETSQTIFVGPYLNKEARQRFNVDYNYFNVGLMTIPIDFPGFAFRKARFARNRLIDTLTVCTEQSKNKMFQSNQEPTCMIDFWMQENLKELNGLPNPHVYTNKELGGYLFDFLFAAQDASTSSLLWAVALLESYPSILEKVRTEVAKFWSTESDKPLTGDMLREMKYVEAVAREVLRYRPPAPMVPHLTSEEFRLTDDYVIPKGTVVFPSVTDSCLQGFPEPENFDPNRFMEERQEDRFYKRNFLVFGAGPHACLGQRYAINLLMLFIAIFTALIDFKRHKTEGCDDTSYIPASAPKDDCRVFLSKRRTRFPSLS from the coding sequence ATGACGGTCGTATCTATTTGGGGCCTCCTGTCCCTATGTACACCGTATTTTTTGGCTTTCTTAGCCTTTATTATAGTTCATGAGCAAATATCTTACCTTAGGAAGAAGCGTTTTCTTCCTGGTCCAACTCTAGTCGTCCCTTTCCTTGGCAATGTCATTCCCTTGGTCACAAATCCCACCAAATTCTGGCAAGTCCAATCTTCATTTGCCAAATCTACCAAACATGGCCTCTCAGCTAACTACGTTATTTGTCGATTCATTCTCTATATCCGCTCTGCTGACTTGTCTCACAAGATTTTCACCCATGCACGTCCCCGTGCATTCCAGCTTATTGGTCACCCTTTTGGCAACAAGCTCTTCGGTGAGAATAACTTGATTTACATGTCAGGTGAGAAACACAAAAACATTCGCCGCCTAACCACCACTAATTTCACCCCAAAAGCTCTTGCAACTTACACTGCTATTCAACAAAAGATTATTATCAAACACATACAGTCCTGGTTGGATGAAGCATCTAAATCACCTACCAAATCAACCCCACTTCGCTTCCTCATCCGCAACATGAACTTGGAAACTTCCCAGACCATATTCGTGGGGCCCTATTTGAATAAAGAAGCAAGACAACGATTCAACGTGGATTACAATTACTTCAACGTGGGATTGATGACAATTCCTATTGATTTCCCTGGTTTCGCATTCCGAAAAGCTAGGTTTGCACGCAACAGACTAATCGATACCCTTACTGTATGCACGGAACAGAGCAAAAATAAGATGTTTCAGAGCAACCAAGAACCTACGTGCATGATTGATTTTTGGATGCAAGAAAATTTAAAAGAGCTCAATGGTTTACCAAATCCACATGTGTATACCAACAAGGAACTCGGTGGTTACCTATTTGATTTTCTCTTTGCTGCACAAGATGCTTCTACTTCTTCTCTATTATGGGCAGTTGCACTTTTGGAATCTTACCCAAGTATACTAGAGAAAGTCCGGACCGAAGTAGCAAAATTTTGGTCAACGGAATCTGACAAACCATTGACCGGCGACATGCTTAGGGAAATGAAGTACGTTGAGGCGGTGGCGCGTGAGGTGCTTCGTTATAGACCACCTGCACCTATGGTTCCGCACCTCACAAGTGAAGAGTTCCGGTTAACAGATGATTACGTCATCCCCAAGGGAACCGTTGTGTTCCCATCGGTTACTGATTCGTGTTTACAGGGATTTCCTGAACCTGAAAATTTTGATCCTAACCGGTTTATGGAGGAGAGACAGGAGGACCGGTTTTACAAGAGGAATTTTCTTGTATTTGGAGCTGGTCCTCATGCTTGTTTAGGTCAGAGGTATGCGATTAACCTTTTGATGCTCTTCATTGCTATATTTACTGCATTGATTGACTTCAAGAGGCACAAAACGGAAGGTTGTGATGATACTTCTTACATCCCCGCCTCTGCTCCCAAGGACGATTGCAGAGTTTTTCTCTCAAAGCGACGTACAAGATTTCCCTCTCTGTCTTGA
- the LOC132064012 gene encoding COP9 signalosome complex subunit 1, with amino-acid sequence MEHDEEITDGEIYANGDENSKRHRPIISSEQLDIEAYAALYSGRTKIMRLLFIADRCGNGAMQLEALRMAYDEIKKGENTQLFREVVQKIDGRLGPNYGPDPAWADAVDRRAEMRKEKLENELNAYRTNLIKESIRMGYNDFGDFYYAHGQLGEAFKNYVRTRDYCTTAKHITYMCLNAILVSIEMGQFTHVTSYVSKAEQSQDALEVVTVAKLRCAAGLAHLEAKKYKLAARKFLEVGPELGNNYTEVIAPQDVATYGGLCALASFDRAELKSKVIDNINFRNFLELVPEIRELIHDFYTSHYASCLEYLGNLKANLLLDIHLHDHVETLYDQIRNKALIQYTHPFVSVDLNMMANAFKTSVAGLEKELEALITDNQIQARIDSHNKILYARHADQRNATFQRVLQTGKEFDRDVRSMLLRANLLKHEYILRTTRKH; translated from the exons ATGGAACACGATGAGGAAATAACCGACGGCGAGATCTACGCCAACGGCGATGAGAACTCGAAGCGTCACCGTCCGATTATCAGCAGCGAACAGCTCGATATTGAGGCTTACGCAGCCTTATACAGTGGTCGGACAAAAATCATGAGgcttctatttatagctgaTCGATGTGGTAATGGTGCAATGCAATTGGAAGCTTTGAGAATGGCGTATGATGAGATTAAGAAAGGGGAGAATACTCAGTTGTTTCGTGAGGTTGTGCAGAAGATTGATGGACGTTTGGGGCCTAATTATGGGCCGGATCCTGCTTGGGCTGATGCTGTGGATCGTAGGGCTGAGATGAGGAAAGAGAAGCTTGAGAACGAACTCAACGCTTATAGG ACAAATCTGATCAAAGAGAGCATTAGGATGGGATACAATGATTTTGGAGATTTCTACTATGCACACGGACAGCTTGGAGAGGCATTTAAGAATTATGTTCGTACACGTGATTATTGCACGACTGCGAAGCACATAACTTATATGTGTCTGAACGCAATTCTGGTCAGCATTGAGATGGGCCAGTTCACACACGTTACAAGCTATGTTAGCAAGGCGGAGCAGAGCCAAGATGCTCTAGAGGTTGTTACAGTTGCAAAACTTCGTTGTGCTGCTGGGTTGGCTCACTTGGAGGCAAAGAAGTACAAGCTTGCTGCTCGGAAG TTCCTGGAAGTTGGTCCCGAATTAGGTAACAACTACACTGAAGTCATTGCACCCCAAGATGTTGCTACTTATGGTGGACTCTGTGCGCTTGCAAGTTTTGATCGAGCAGAACTGAAG AGCAAAGTTATTGATAATATTAACTTCAGAAATTTCTTAGAGCTGGTACCTGAGATAAGGGAGCTCattcatgatttctacacaAG TCACTACGCTTCTTGTCTGGAGTATCTAGGGAATCTTAAAGCAAATCTATTACTTGACATTCATTTGCATGACCACGTCGAGACGCTGTATGATCAAATCCGTAACAAAGCTTTGATACAGTATACCCACCCATTTGTctcggttgatttgaatatgaTGGCCAATGCTTTCAAGACGAGTGTTGCAGGATTGGAGAAGGAACTTGAAGCTTTGATCACTGACAACCAAATACAG GCTCGAATCGACTCGCACAACAAAATTCTATATGCACGGCATGCGGATCAGAGAAATGCAACCTTCCAGAGGGTGCTGCAGACAGGCAAGGAATTCGATCGGGACGTTAGATCAATGCTTTTGAGAGCAAACCTTCTCAAGCATGAGTACATCCTTAGAACAACAAGGAAGCATTGA